A genomic region of Microbacterium schleiferi contains the following coding sequences:
- the uvrC gene encoding excinuclease ABC subunit UvrC produces the protein MLYVGKAKNLRARLSNYFAPLHTLHERTRRMVTTATGVEWTVVGSDVEALQLEYMWIQEYSPPFNVRYKDDKSYPYMAITLADEAPRVMVTRNHKIRGAKYFGPYPKVWAVHEVIDLMIKVFPIRTCSDSSYKRAMATGRPCFPGQIGRCGGPCSGRVTIEEHRAIVDDFVAFMSGGDQRFTKQLTARMREASAAMDYESAAVFRDRLQAIEAVLNKSALVLPDDTDADLFGIAEDELAAAVQHFVVRGGRVRGVRATTIEKELDISGGELVDQILQRTYGPSGSADIPKQVLVPALPEDAAELEAWLRDKRGTNVTIQIAQRGAKAELMKSAALNAQQALLLHKTRRTSDYVARTQALTDLQEALGLDEAPLRIECYDVSHLSGTNVVASMVVFEDGLPRKDQYRTFGVPETTDDTDSLYQVLMRRLAYIDDERDADEEVPVTVGEDETDADGLAVVSSDPTSDGTVVTVRNRPRFAYRPQLLVVDGGKPQVNAAARALSDAGHTDIALCGIAKRLEEVWLPDEDYPVILPRTSEALYLLQRLRDEAHRFAITKQRGKRKRDIQTVLAEIPGLGEARIRALLRHFGSVTALRNATPEEIQELPGVGPKLAATIHAHLASR, from the coding sequence GTGCTCTACGTCGGCAAGGCGAAGAACCTGCGTGCCCGCCTGTCCAACTACTTCGCGCCGTTGCACACGCTGCACGAGCGGACACGGCGCATGGTGACAACGGCCACCGGCGTCGAATGGACGGTCGTCGGCAGCGACGTCGAGGCGCTGCAGCTCGAGTACATGTGGATCCAGGAGTACTCGCCGCCCTTCAACGTGCGCTACAAGGACGACAAGTCCTACCCGTACATGGCGATCACCCTCGCCGACGAGGCGCCGCGCGTCATGGTCACGCGAAACCACAAGATCCGCGGGGCGAAGTACTTCGGTCCATACCCCAAGGTGTGGGCGGTGCACGAGGTCATCGACCTCATGATCAAGGTGTTCCCGATCCGCACATGCAGTGACTCCTCGTACAAGCGGGCCATGGCCACGGGCAGGCCCTGCTTTCCCGGACAGATCGGACGCTGCGGCGGACCGTGCTCCGGTCGCGTCACGATCGAGGAGCACCGCGCGATCGTCGACGACTTCGTGGCGTTCATGTCCGGGGGCGATCAGCGCTTCACGAAACAGTTGACGGCACGGATGCGGGAGGCATCCGCCGCGATGGACTACGAGTCTGCGGCCGTCTTCCGCGACCGGCTCCAGGCGATCGAGGCGGTGCTCAACAAGAGTGCTCTCGTGTTGCCCGATGACACGGATGCCGACCTGTTCGGCATCGCCGAGGACGAGCTGGCCGCCGCCGTGCAGCACTTCGTCGTCCGCGGCGGTCGCGTCCGTGGTGTGCGGGCGACTACGATCGAGAAAGAACTGGACATCAGCGGGGGAGAGCTGGTCGATCAGATCCTGCAGCGGACGTACGGTCCCTCCGGCAGTGCCGACATCCCCAAGCAGGTCCTCGTTCCCGCCCTCCCCGAGGATGCCGCCGAACTCGAAGCGTGGCTGCGAGACAAGCGCGGCACGAACGTCACGATTCAGATCGCGCAGCGCGGCGCGAAGGCCGAGCTCATGAAGAGCGCGGCGCTCAATGCCCAGCAGGCGCTCTTGCTGCACAAGACCCGCCGCACGAGCGACTACGTCGCGCGCACGCAGGCGCTCACCGACCTCCAGGAGGCGCTCGGGCTCGACGAGGCCCCGCTCCGGATCGAGTGCTATGACGTGTCCCACCTGAGCGGCACGAATGTCGTGGCCTCGATGGTCGTGTTCGAAGATGGCCTGCCTCGCAAGGATCAGTACCGGACGTTCGGCGTCCCCGAGACCACCGACGACACCGACTCGCTGTATCAAGTGCTCATGCGCCGCCTCGCATATATCGACGACGAGCGGGACGCCGACGAGGAAGTACCCGTGACTGTCGGAGAGGACGAGACGGATGCCGACGGCCTCGCTGTCGTCAGTTCCGATCCGACCAGCGATGGCACTGTCGTCACGGTACGAAACCGCCCCCGCTTTGCCTACCGCCCGCAACTGCTCGTCGTCGACGGTGGCAAGCCGCAGGTGAACGCGGCAGCGCGCGCGCTGTCCGACGCGGGCCACACCGACATCGCGTTGTGCGGGATTGCCAAGCGCCTCGAGGAAGTGTGGTTGCCTGACGAGGACTACCCGGTGATCCTTCCGCGCACGAGCGAGGCGCTCTATCTGCTGCAGCGGCTGCGCGACGAGGCCCATCGCTTTGCGATCACGAAGCAGCGCGGAAAGCGCAAACGCGACATCCAGACCGTCCTCGCGGAAATCCCCGGGCTGGGGGAGGCTCGCATTCGCGCCCTGCTGCGCCACTTCGGGTCGGTCACGGCGCTCAGGAACGCGACGCCGGAAGAGATTCAGGAGCTCCCCGGAGTGGGCCCGAAGCTCGCCGCGACGATCCACGCGCACCTGGCAAGTCGATAG
- the rapZ gene encoding RNase adapter RapZ: MDETTPARSDVLILTGMSGAGRSTAANALEDLGWYVVDNLPPQMLKPLLELSEIAASALPKVAAVVDVRGGDLFAALPAEVGELRSRRNVRIVFLDASDDVLVRRFEAVRRPHPLQGDGTIIDGIRVERERLSEIRERADIVVDTTSLNVHQLATRIFELFSDEGAARHMLTIMSFGFKYGLPTDADMVADMRFLPNPYWDPALRTFTGQDPQVRDYVLGQPGAREFVDAYAAALQPVLQGYQRENKRHSVVAIGCTGGKHRSVVVVEELAQRLAAEAGVAVRVKHRDLGRE, translated from the coding sequence ATGGATGAGACGACACCCGCGAGAAGCGATGTGCTCATCCTGACCGGAATGTCCGGCGCAGGGCGATCCACGGCTGCCAACGCTCTCGAGGACCTCGGCTGGTACGTCGTCGATAATCTGCCCCCGCAGATGCTCAAACCGCTCCTCGAGCTCTCGGAGATCGCGGCGTCCGCACTGCCGAAGGTCGCCGCCGTCGTCGACGTGCGCGGTGGCGATCTGTTCGCCGCGCTTCCCGCGGAAGTGGGGGAGCTGCGTTCCCGCCGGAATGTCCGCATCGTCTTCCTCGACGCCTCCGACGACGTCCTCGTGCGGCGTTTCGAGGCCGTGCGCCGGCCCCATCCGCTGCAGGGTGATGGCACGATCATCGACGGCATCCGCGTCGAACGTGAGCGGCTCTCGGAGATTCGCGAGCGCGCAGACATCGTCGTGGACACCACGTCGCTGAACGTCCACCAACTCGCGACCCGCATCTTCGAGCTCTTCTCCGACGAGGGCGCCGCTCGACACATGCTCACGATCATGAGCTTCGGGTTCAAGTACGGCCTCCCGACGGATGCCGACATGGTCGCCGACATGCGCTTTCTGCCCAACCCCTATTGGGATCCCGCGCTGCGGACCTTCACGGGGCAGGATCCTCAGGTGCGCGACTACGTGCTCGGCCAGCCCGGGGCCCGCGAATTCGTGGACGCCTATGCGGCAGCCCTGCAGCCCGTGCTCCAGGGGTATCAGCGCGAGAACAAACGGCACTCCGTCGTCGCAATCGGCTGCACCGGAGGCAAGCATCGCTCGGTCGTCGTCGTCGAGGAGCTCGCTCAGCGACTGGCAGCCGAGGCAGGTGTCGCGGTGCGCGTGAAGCACCGCGACCTCGGCCGGGAGTAG
- the whiA gene encoding DNA-binding protein WhiA — MSLTADVKAELIAVRDPLPSARVAELTSLLRFAGGLHSIANRVAVEAEVDSEALARRVARELMEIYGVRPEIVQTQGSGSRAGALFAVRVIDGGETLARQTGLLDQRRRPVRGLPNKLTTGSRGDLAAVWRGAFLGSGALTDPGRSASLDVLCPSSEAAMALVGAAHRLGIGAKAREVRGAPRVVVREGDAIRAALAVMGARQVAAHWDEMRQRREVRAGVNRLVNFDDANLRRSAQAAVAACARVERALEILGEDIPDHLREAGDLRLAHRDASLDELGHHADPPLTKDAVAGRIRRLLAMADKKASAEGIPGTESAVPASALD; from the coding sequence GTGTCGCTGACGGCCGATGTCAAAGCAGAACTCATCGCGGTACGGGACCCGCTTCCCAGCGCCCGTGTCGCCGAGTTGACATCACTGCTCCGGTTCGCCGGCGGCCTGCACTCCATCGCCAACCGTGTTGCGGTCGAGGCGGAGGTGGACTCCGAGGCTCTTGCGCGCCGCGTCGCGCGCGAACTCATGGAGATCTACGGCGTGCGGCCCGAGATCGTTCAGACGCAAGGCTCGGGATCCCGAGCCGGAGCGTTGTTCGCGGTGCGCGTCATCGACGGGGGAGAGACGCTGGCCCGTCAGACCGGACTGCTCGACCAGCGGCGCCGGCCCGTGCGCGGCCTCCCGAACAAGCTCACGACCGGTTCCCGGGGCGACCTCGCCGCCGTGTGGCGCGGCGCGTTCCTGGGCTCGGGTGCTCTCACCGACCCCGGCCGCTCAGCGTCGCTCGACGTACTGTGCCCGTCCTCGGAAGCGGCGATGGCCCTCGTCGGGGCAGCGCACCGGCTCGGCATCGGCGCGAAGGCGCGGGAGGTGCGCGGCGCGCCCCGCGTGGTCGTCCGCGAGGGTGACGCCATCCGGGCGGCGCTGGCTGTCATGGGGGCTCGCCAGGTCGCCGCGCACTGGGACGAGATGCGTCAGCGCCGGGAGGTTCGCGCCGGTGTGAACCGACTCGTGAACTTCGACGACGCGAACCTGCGTCGGTCTGCGCAGGCGGCTGTCGCCGCGTGCGCGCGGGTTGAGCGCGCCCTCGAGATCCTGGGCGAGGACATTCCCGATCACCTGCGCGAGGCCGGCGACCTGCGGCTGGCGCACCGCGATGCGAGCCTCGACGAACTGGGTCACCACGCCGATCCGCCACTCACGAAAGATGCCGTCGCCGGACGTATCCGTCGTCTTCTCGCGATGGCCGACAAGAAGGCCTCCGCGGAGGGTATTCCCGGAACAGAATCTGCGGTTCCGGCGAGCGCTCTGGACTGA
- a CDS encoding superoxide dismutase, which yields MATYTLPDLPYDYAALEPHISATIMQLHHDKHHQAYVTGANTALEQLAEARETGNLANVNKLEKDLSFNLGGHTNHSIFWTNMSPNGGDKPTGELAAAIDEYFGSFDKFQAHFTAAALGVQGSGWAALFWDSIGERLIIQQIFDQQGQLAAASVPLLMLDVWEHAYYLDYKNVRADYVKAFWNIVNWANVQDRFVTAREKTAALLLGS from the coding sequence ATGGCCACCTACACCCTGCCCGACCTCCCCTACGACTACGCTGCGCTCGAGCCGCACATCAGTGCCACGATCATGCAGCTGCACCACGACAAGCACCACCAGGCGTACGTGACGGGCGCCAACACGGCGCTGGAGCAGCTGGCCGAGGCGCGTGAGACGGGGAACCTCGCCAACGTCAACAAGCTCGAGAAGGATCTCTCGTTCAACCTCGGCGGTCACACGAACCACTCGATCTTCTGGACGAACATGTCGCCGAATGGTGGCGACAAGCCCACCGGCGAACTTGCCGCGGCGATCGACGAGTACTTCGGCTCGTTCGACAAGTTCCAGGCTCACTTCACCGCCGCCGCTCTCGGTGTGCAGGGTTCGGGCTGGGCGGCGCTGTTCTGGGACTCGATCGGTGAGCGTCTCATCATCCAGCAGATCTTCGACCAGCAGGGTCAGCTCGCCGCTGCCAGCGTCCCGCTGCTCATGCTGGACGTGTGGGAGCACGCGTACTACCTGGACTACAAGAACGTCCGCGCTGACTACGTCAAGGCGTTCTGGAACATCGTGAACTGGGCCAACGTCCAGGACCGCTTTGTTACGGCTCGTGAGAAGACGGCGGCTCTGCTGCTAGGGTCATGA
- the gap gene encoding type I glyceraldehyde-3-phosphate dehydrogenase, with product MSVKIGINGFGRIGRNYLRAALEQGADLDIVAVNDLTDNKTLAHLLKYDSVGGRLAEEVSYTEDSITVGGKSIKVFEERDPANLPWGELGVDIVIESTGRFTKAADASKHIAGGAKKVLISAPGTDVDGTFVMGVNDGEYDPATMHVISNASCTTNCLAPLAKVFNDNFGIERGFMMTAHAYTADQNLQDGPHGDLHRARAAALNIVPAATGAAKAIGLVLPELNGKLSGSSYRVPVPTGSIVDLTIITPAEGLTKETINAAYEKAAAEGALAGYLKYNTDAIVSTDIVHDPHSSVFDAGQTNVSGNLVKVSAWYDNEWGYSNRLVDLTELVASKL from the coding sequence GTGTCTGTCAAGATCGGTATCAACGGCTTCGGCCGTATCGGACGTAACTACCTCCGCGCAGCTCTCGAGCAGGGCGCGGACCTCGACATCGTGGCGGTGAACGACCTCACCGACAACAAGACGCTCGCCCACCTCCTCAAGTACGACTCGGTCGGCGGACGCCTGGCCGAAGAGGTCTCGTACACCGAGGACTCCATCACCGTCGGTGGCAAGAGCATCAAGGTCTTCGAAGAGCGCGACCCCGCGAACCTCCCGTGGGGCGAGCTGGGCGTCGACATCGTCATCGAGTCCACCGGCCGCTTCACGAAGGCCGCTGACGCCAGCAAGCACATTGCCGGTGGCGCGAAGAAGGTCCTCATCTCGGCACCCGGCACGGATGTCGACGGCACCTTCGTCATGGGCGTCAACGACGGCGAGTACGACCCCGCCACGATGCACGTCATCTCGAACGCGTCGTGCACCACCAACTGCCTGGCCCCGCTCGCGAAGGTCTTCAACGACAACTTCGGCATCGAGCGCGGCTTCATGATGACGGCGCACGCCTACACCGCCGACCAGAACCTGCAGGACGGCCCCCACGGCGACCTGCACCGCGCCCGCGCCGCCGCACTGAACATCGTGCCGGCCGCGACCGGTGCCGCCAAGGCGATCGGCCTCGTTCTGCCCGAGCTCAACGGCAAGCTCAGCGGCTCCTCGTACCGCGTCCCGGTCCCCACCGGGTCGATCGTCGACCTGACGATCATCACGCCGGCTGAGGGCCTCACCAAGGAGACCATCAACGCCGCGTACGAGAAGGCAGCGGCTGAGGGTGCTCTGGCGGGCTACCTGAAGTACAACACCGACGCGATCGTCTCGACCGACATCGTTCACGACCCGCACTCGTCGGTCTTCGACGCCGGTCAGACCAACGTCAGCGGCAACCTCGTGAAGGTCTCGGCCTGGTACGACAACGAGTGGGGTTACTCGAACCGCCTCGTCGACCTCACCGAGCTCGTCGCCAGCAAGCTCTGA